In Mauremys reevesii isolate NIE-2019 linkage group 14, ASM1616193v1, whole genome shotgun sequence, a single window of DNA contains:
- the LOC120381604 gene encoding zinc finger protein 551-like, with amino-acid sequence MTEPSQSRIHTGNWPSECCECGKTFTQISTLPVHQRIHTGERAYECSGCGKTFTSSSALSVHQRIHTGERPYECRECGKSFSQRSHVIAHERIHTGERPFECRECGKSFTHSSALSVHQRIHTEKRPYECRECGKSFTHSSALSVHQRIHTEKRPYECSECGKTFTSSSALSKHQRIHTGDRPYKCRECGKTFTQRSTLSVHQRIHTGERPYECRECGKSFSQRSHVIAHERIHTGDRPFECREYGKSFTHSSALSAHQRIHTGERPYECHECRKSFTHSSDLSKHQRIHTRGKALSMQRMWENLLALRPY; translated from the exons ATGACGGAGccgagtcagtca agaatccacacaggcaaCTGGCCCtctgaatgctgtgagtgtgggaaaaccttcactcaaatatcaacccttcctgttcatcagagaatccacacaggggagagggccTATGAATGCAGTgggtgtgggaaaaccttcactagcagctcagccctttctgttcatcagagaatccacacgggggaaaggccctacgaatgccgtgagtgtgggaaaagctttagtcagcgctCACACGTTATcgcacatgagagaatccacacaggggagaggccctttgaatgccgtgagtgtgggaaaagcttcactcacagctcagccctttctgttcatcagagaatccacacagagaagaggccctatgaatgccgtgagtgtgggaaaagcttcactcacagctcagccctttctgttcatcagagaatccacacagagaagaggccctatgaatgcagtgagtgtgggaaaaccttcactagcagctcagccctttctaaacatcagagaatccacacaggggacaggccctacaaatgccgtgagtgtgggaaaaccttcactcaaagatcaaccctttctgttcatcagagaatccacacgggggaaaggccctatgaatgccgtgagtgtgggaaaagctttagtcagcgctCACACGTTATcgcacatgagagaatccacacaggggacaggccctttgaatgccgtgagtatgggaaaagcttcactcacagctcagccctttctgctcatcagagaatccacacaggggagaggccctacgaatgccatgagtgtaggaaaagcttcactcacagctcagatctttctaaacatcagagaatccacaccaggggaaaggccctatcaATGCAGAGAATGTGGGAAAACCTCTTGGCACTCAGACCAtattag